A single genomic interval of bacterium harbors:
- the obgE gene encoding GTPase ObgE — protein MFIDQAKIFVQAGNGGDGCVSFRREKFIPRGGPDGGDGGKGGNILLVTSSSIKTLLDFSRQPHYRAQKGAHGSGNNRFGKAGADLILKVPLGTFVYKGEEVICDLVNEGQSVIVARGGRGGRGNAKFKSRRERVPRFAEEGEAGETVTLKLELKLIAQVGLLGYPNAGKSTLLSVISSARPKIANYPFTTLAPNLGVVWLGEGESFIVADIPGLIADAHKGKGLGDQFLRHIERTEVLVHLVDIQGYAGASPFDNYIATNKELKAFNPQLLKKPQIVVVNKMDIPSAATNLKKFSSRIKKKVYPISALTREGIKELLQAIRRKLKK, from the coding sequence ATGTTCATTGACCAGGCGAAAATATTTGTACAAGCCGGAAATGGGGGCGATGGCTGTGTCTCCTTTCGACGCGAGAAGTTTATTCCTCGCGGCGGTCCGGATGGAGGAGACGGCGGAAAAGGTGGTAACATCCTTCTGGTAACCTCCTCCAGCATCAAGACTCTCCTCGATTTCTCCCGCCAGCCCCATTATCGAGCCCAAAAAGGCGCACACGGGTCGGGAAACAATCGCTTCGGGAAGGCGGGAGCAGATTTAATTTTGAAGGTACCCTTGGGCACCTTTGTCTATAAGGGAGAGGAAGTAATCTGTGACTTAGTGAATGAGGGACAGAGTGTCATTGTGGCACGCGGCGGTCGGGGTGGAAGGGGCAATGCGAAGTTCAAGTCGCGCCGAGAGCGTGTTCCACGCTTTGCCGAAGAAGGTGAGGCTGGAGAGACTGTCACTTTAAAATTGGAATTGAAGTTGATTGCCCAGGTGGGTCTTCTGGGGTATCCTAATGCCGGAAAGTCAACCCTTCTTTCGGTTATTTCCAGTGCTCGCCCAAAGATTGCCAATTATCCCTTCACTACTTTAGCACCCAACCTGGGAGTAGTCTGGCTTGGCGAAGGCGAAAGTTTCATAGTAGCAGACATTCCCGGACTAATTGCCGATGCCCATAAAGGTAAGGGTTTGGGTGACCAGTTCTTACGCCATATCGAAAGGACTGAAGTTTTGGTTCACCTGGTGGACATTCAGGGCTATGCAGGCGCGAGCCCTTTCGACAATTATATAGCAACTAATAAAGAATTGAAAGCTTTCAATCCCCAACTGCTGAAGAAGCCCCAGATAGTTGTTGTCAATAAGATGGACATTCCCTCCGCAGCAACCAATTTAAAAAAATTTAGTTCCCGGATTAAAAAGAAAGTCTATCCCATCTCAGCTCTTACCAGGGAAGGTATAAAAGAACTACTTCAGGCGATCAGGAGAAAATTAAAAAAATGA
- the rpmA gene encoding 50S ribosomal protein L27 — translation MAHKKGQGSTGNNRDSAGRRLGLKASAGQFVSAGSILIRQRGTKFYPGLNVGKGSDDTLFALISGRVSFERFGKKRKRVSVYQ, via the coding sequence ATGGCTCACAAGAAAGGACAAGGTTCTACAGGAAATAACCGGGATAGTGCAGGACGAAGATTGGGATTGAAGGCTTCTGCCGGTCAATTTGTATCGGCAGGTAGTATTTTAATTCGTCAGAGAGGCACGAAATTCTACCCGGGACTTAATGTAGGTAAGGGAAGTGACGATACCCTGTTTGCTTTAATTTCAGGCAGGGTTAGTTTTGAACGTTTTGGTAAGAAAAGGAAACGAGTCAGCGTTTACCAGTAA